The following proteins are encoded in a genomic region of Bradyrhizobium sp. SK17:
- a CDS encoding FAD-dependent oxidoreductase has protein sequence MKPTDISAPDYFHKVVDCQWACPAHTPVPEYIRLIAEGRYSDAYMINWKSNVFPGILGRTCDRPCEPACRRGRVEDNPVAICRLKRVAADFKDDIQHRLPKPGPKNGKRVALVGGGPASLAVARDLAPLGYHCTVFDGDPKAGGMMRSQIPKFRLPDSVIDEETGYILGLGVEFKGGHRVDSLKQLLAENYDAIFVGSGAPRGRELDIPGRKEAAANIHIGIEWLSNVSFGHVDKIGRRVIVLGGGNTAMDCCRTARRLGGESVKVIVRSGFEEMKASPWEKEDALHEDIPILNYMVPVAFVHDNGKLTGVTFQKVKAEYDAKGRRNLVPSGEPDETVACDDVLVAVGQENAFPWIEADCGIEFDKWHMPKVDPKTFVSTNPKVFFGGDAAFGPKNIIWAVAHGHDAALSIHKMLSGEDINERPLPEVHVSSQKMGIHEWSYDNDISTDKRFKVPHRDKIIALKDIRAEVELGYDVKLALGEAERCLNCDVQTVFSAPLCIECDACVDICPMDCITFTQNGEEDDLRQRLKAPSPNHDQALYVSGDLKTGRVMVKDEDVCLHCGLCAERCPTGAWDMQKYLIDMVQAGSTCQSKARSAA, from the coding sequence ATGAAACCGACTGATATCTCGGCGCCGGATTACTTTCATAAAGTAGTCGATTGCCAATGGGCCTGTCCCGCACACACCCCTGTTCCTGAGTACATCCGGTTGATTGCTGAGGGGCGTTACAGCGACGCCTACATGATCAATTGGAAGTCCAACGTGTTCCCCGGCATCCTGGGACGCACGTGTGACCGTCCCTGCGAGCCGGCCTGCCGCCGCGGCCGCGTCGAGGACAATCCGGTTGCGATCTGCCGCCTGAAGCGCGTCGCCGCGGACTTCAAGGACGATATCCAGCATCGCCTGCCGAAGCCGGGACCGAAGAACGGCAAGCGCGTCGCGCTGGTCGGCGGCGGTCCCGCCTCGCTCGCCGTGGCCCGCGATCTCGCGCCGCTCGGCTATCACTGCACCGTGTTCGACGGCGACCCCAAGGCCGGCGGCATGATGCGCAGCCAGATTCCGAAATTCCGCCTGCCCGACAGCGTGATCGACGAGGAGACCGGCTACATCCTGGGCCTCGGCGTCGAGTTCAAGGGCGGCCATCGCGTCGACAGCCTGAAGCAGCTTTTGGCAGAGAACTATGACGCGATCTTCGTCGGCAGCGGCGCGCCGCGCGGCCGCGAGCTCGACATTCCCGGCCGCAAGGAGGCCGCCGCCAACATCCATATCGGCATCGAGTGGCTGTCCAACGTGTCGTTCGGCCATGTCGACAAGATCGGCCGCCGCGTCATCGTGCTGGGCGGCGGCAACACCGCGATGGATTGCTGCCGCACCGCGCGCCGCCTCGGCGGCGAGAGCGTCAAGGTGATCGTCCGCTCCGGCTTCGAGGAGATGAAGGCCTCGCCGTGGGAGAAGGAAGACGCCCTGCACGAGGACATCCCGATCCTCAACTACATGGTGCCGGTCGCATTCGTTCACGACAACGGCAAGCTGACCGGCGTCACCTTCCAGAAGGTGAAAGCGGAGTACGACGCCAAGGGCCGCCGCAACCTGGTGCCGTCGGGTGAGCCCGACGAGACCGTGGCCTGCGACGATGTGCTCGTTGCGGTCGGCCAGGAGAATGCGTTCCCCTGGATCGAAGCCGATTGCGGCATCGAATTCGACAAGTGGCACATGCCGAAGGTCGACCCCAAGACGTTCGTCTCGACCAATCCGAAGGTGTTCTTCGGCGGCGACGCGGCGTTCGGGCCGAAGAACATCATCTGGGCAGTGGCGCACGGCCATGACGCCGCGCTGTCGATCCACAAAATGCTGTCCGGCGAGGACATCAACGAGCGCCCGCTGCCCGAGGTGCACGTCTCCTCGCAGAAGATGGGCATCCACGAGTGGAGCTACGACAACGACATCTCCACTGACAAGCGCTTCAAGGTGCCGCATCGCGACAAGATCATCGCGCTGAAGGACATCCGCGCCGAGGTCGAGCTCGGCTACGACGTCAAGCTCGCGCTCGGCGAGGCGGAGCGCTGCCTGAACTGCGACGTGCAGACGGTGTTCTCCGCGCCGCTCTGCATCGAATGCGACGCCTGCGTCGACATCTGTCCGATGGACTGCATCACCTTCACCCAGAACGGTGAAGAGGACGACCTGCGGCAGCGGCTGAAAGCGCCCTCGCCGAATCACGACCAAGCGCTCTACGTCTCGGGCGACCTGAAGACCGGTCGCGTCATGGTGAAGGACGAAGACGTCTGCCTGCATTGCGGGCTGTGTGCCGAGCGCTGCCCGACCGGCGCCTGGGACATGCAGAAGTACCTCATCGATATGGTTCAAGCGGGATCAACATGTCAGTCCAAAGCCCGATCAGCAGCGTAA